The sequence below is a genomic window from Stigmatopora nigra isolate UIUO_SnigA chromosome 4, RoL_Snig_1.1, whole genome shotgun sequence.
GGCCATGGAGGTAATTACTGGCCGCGTTTTGTTTCCTTAAGTAATCAAGAGTCCTTCTAAACTACTGTATTGTTATTGCCGCCGTTTCACAGGATTTAACAAAGAACTGGGAAAGCGACATGCAACTCATGTACACCAAAATGATGGAAGACAATGAAAAGTTTGCCCTCGAAATGTTGGAACTCAAGTCAAAGTTTGGtggaacttgaaaaaaaaaaatgttcattgaagttcagttttttggttgtttgcaAAAAGTTTCTCGTGTACTGTTAATAGGTTGAATAAATGACACTTATCGAAAATATATTTCAGTGCTCTTTTGTGAAACTTTATCTCAAAGGTAATATAGTACTGTGCATCATTGCAAAGTACGTGCGCTATGTGACTGTATTGTTATGTCTGATTTCTATAATggagtacagacgctcccctacttacaaacaagcttgttcataagttgaaattgttcaaattgaagttgattcagtcctatattttgtattataatttatgtttaaggcctatatgactatattgaaggtttatacaagtgcatttgtatgtttaaggcttgtcttagtattattatttatgtgtgtgtgtgtatatatatatatatatatatatatatatatatatatatatatatatatatatatatatatatatatatatatatatatatatatatatatatatatatatatatatatatatatatatatatatatatatatatatatatatatatatatatatatatatatatatatatatatatatatatatatatatatatatatatatatatatatatatatatatatatatatatatatatatatatatatatatatatatatatatatatatatatatatatatatatatatatatatatatatatatatatatatatatatatatatatatatatatatatatatatatatatatatatatatatatatatatatatatatatatatatatatatatatatatatatatatatatatatatatatatatatatatatatatatatatatatatatatatatatatatatatatatatatatatatatatatatatatatatatatatatatatatatatatatatatatatatatatatatatatatatatatatatatatatatatatatatatatatatatatatatatatatatatatatatccatacatatacatatatgataaAACGTGTAATAACAGTATTTGTTCGCTTTGCTTACTTTTGACCTAGACGGTTGGCTGTAGCGGTTTGTCGTCACGTCCGgttctttttaaattcattagcGCGGTTGTAGCGTTCTACGTCAGTTATTATTTTCCCCTCCGCTCCATCGCTTCGCTAAAGAAGAAGCAACATGGATCGGTAAGTAGTTTTAATGTACTTAAATTTCCACTTACATTGCCTTTCCCTTTTCTTGCCGTTCCGCGAGACATAAAAATTACtaaattaagtttttgtttACGCCCTATTATTATCGTCCGGTCAAAAAACGACCCTCTCTCAATGATGGTTTAGGAAAGACCGAAAGTAAACAAGCTGGAAGAATGAATAAAACCAAGGAGcgcaatttaatttaaataactttttgtgaaataaccccaaaatacgtccttgcatttattttttttctaaatcgcGACCCAAATGACGAGCATTTTCAACTGCTCAAAAGACGTGCgtctcttgttttgttttttggattggattggataattttattattattcgggatattttattgtaacagtcacaagagggtgagaatgccgatacacatagttacaagttagacaatacATTCGCAAAGGCcgcaaaacaacaaagcaagAAGCACTAAGTACAAAGCAATgtatatgggatcattaagtcagaaaagcagcaaaaacacaaaaacgagCAACCGCTACCGGTTGACACCTGAGCGGTTATAATTTTGGTCtaagtagcaaaaacggatacagactcaagaaaaagacgttgtaaagttgaataaaactggaaccacacacaggaagtcttccacaataGATTTCAAATTTTTCCACCCACTAAAATTCTATTAttcagttagattttttttttttgtcgttaggctttttaatccggcccgccgacgttgtccaaataatgttgttgttgttgctttattattatgccagtggcagtagctctgtccactcttatttgtttttcatgttttacagcccctctatcttttataaaattacattttaatatttcttaatacaatcctttttactttactttgtactttatactttttacgctaatgatgattgatgagtatgttgatacttagtcctttttttctgtttgtttcatatgtactgttaacggatgcactttttttttttatatgtatcgtatcttgggctaacccgacccatctgtcaaatttttaaagtcaatgtggtggcccccgggccgaaaaatttgcccacccctggcctagacctttttttgctatttgtgTATGTCTCATCGTTTCTAAGCTATCTTGTATTTTGTCCAGTTTTTCCTCCTTCTATTGccgtattatttttattttggttttttaaCATCAACCTAAACAAGGGTATATTTATAATCTTTCATATTTGCAtggatatgttcattaatatgtattgttcctttaataaataaatcaaactatttattgtaattttggGACTAGTGGACGAATGAGCAGGACCACCGGCAGGCTGTCCCACCTGCCATTGCGAGTGCAAGACCCTAGCAGGATGAGCACTGCATTCACAACTCCCCGCAGGTTGGTATTTTTTCCTATGAACAAAACAAACTTGAATAGTATTGTTACTTGGCTTGGCCATggtgctttcaaaataaaatctccTTTGTgatgtggttcagaaaaattGGAATCACAACATTTTTCATGGCTAGTATGTCAGTGTTACAGTTCAGGGGTCgagagttcgatcccaggttgatAACTtactgtgtagtttgcatgttgctagccaatttcgttatacgcagctgtgtatgatgactataaaggcttttgattgatttgattgtcCATTCTCAAATCAACCATTGTAAAATGAGCTTTTAAATTTCATGacatttgggaaaatattttattttttttggtaagacAAATATTCCCCAAAATGCCTGTCCACAGACAGGTATGCTATTTTGTAACACAAACTTTACATAATTAATTATTATCTTGAGTAAATgatgataatgacaataaacagGTCAAATGCTGGTAGAAAGTTTCGTGTCATTTTACCGATTTATATCGCATTGTATCTTGCAACACTCGTATACATAATAATGAAGCCGTTTCAACTGCAATTTtcagttttgtcattttatttcccaTATTGACTACCATGAATACAttgcaattttctttaaaatgtgttaagCTTGATTTGGGAAAGTTAAAGGGGGCTGCTGGATAAAATGACAATTGAgtatctttttcttctttttttggacaGTGAAAActtttcaatgggaaaattcaGCATTGGTAAACCACTGTTGCAGACATCTGAGAAGCGGACAAGCGTCTTTGGTCAACGGTATGTGAAGAATGGAAATGCTGTGTAAATGATCAGTGTCGATCTATGGAAAATTTAGCCATATCTGATTTTATAGAATAGAACAAACTGTAGCCTGTTGCATCCTTTATAGAAGGGGTCAGCAACTTTTGGTGTGAGACTTTACTGAGAACTGATGCATCAGTTAGTTTGATGTCACAGATAAACCTGAAATTGTACTAATGTTCAAGTAGTGCATATCCTAAGAGCTCCAATTATTGTGCCCTATTGTCTGTCAGGATGTGAGGTGTAAAAACTAAATTGTGAACTTCAGTACTCTAtacatatttacttttatttttttatttattttttagggtaCCAAGAAACAGTGGAGCTAGCATGCCACGCAACAGCTCCGTTTATGGTTTTGGAGCACCCGAGAAGCTCAAAGATACACGCCCTGTGCATGACAAAGCTTATGTTCAACAGTGCATCAGACAGCTGTATGAGGTAGGTTTGGCTTCAGCAGTGTAGATTGCTTCTGAATTGTAGGATGTAGCTTAAACAgcatttgaatctttttttgaaATTGATAATTATTTCTCAATTCTTCAACATgagtgtttgtttaaaaaaaaaaaaaaaagaagacctaGATTCTACATCTGTAGACATCATATTTTGGGTCTTATAGAGCACAATTAATAGTTTGTAgtttggaattgaattgaatgcggccagagacattacacgagggagttgcggggagagagccagtgctcctgatgttcttatgagcagccaacgagaagtaaaatatactcctcgtatgagcgatcgctccgccattcgcgctgagtgacgtaaaagaacactgaaaaaaatgcaacgctcctcccagtgctcgtagatatctgttatacatgaaagagatgcgtcaaaaaagacaatgataaaacagcctctcatgtcttggccacctggctttcttgtatctcaaattttgtctcgtatctaaagataattatttgttcgaaattttactcctatttcGAAATGCTCGGGGTGCtcatatgttgaggtaccactgtatcctttttttttttggtggaacgaactaatttgtttttagttcactcCTATGGCAAACGTTCATTTtagttacgagtaaattgacatacggaCTCCGTCCCGGAACAAAAGTACCACTGTAATCAAATTATAGTTCAGTTCAGAGCCctaacaacctttttttttaattctttttttttttttaaacatcaactCATTATCTGCGTTTGATATCTATCATTCTTGATTCATTgaataatttaatgtatttcacATTATATTTATACCGGGAATGGTTTTcctttaatatttaaatgtgtgtatCCCCAAATTTAGGCAATCACAAATATCATAGTACTGTAGAATAAGcggaacaaataaataattgtactgTAGTATCTTAttaacgtgaccggacgtttcgtcgacgtaCAATTTgtaaggttagtggttagaattagggttaggggacAGTGGTAAAGGTAAGTAGTTAGGGTTAAGAGTTAGGTccggcgacgaaatgtccggcgacgaagcgtccgttcgacgaagTATCCGGCGACAAAATGTCCGTGTATCCTTATTAATGTTGTAGTGTTAAATTAGTAGaatgtccatttattttttgctttttttttgcaatttagttCCTGTCAGAGAAGAGCTACAATGTTGCACTGAAGACCTTACAGTCACCTTCCACAAAGGAGTTTGTCAAGATCTTTGAGTTCATCTATCGTCAGCTAGACCCCACCTTTGAAATGCCAAACAGCAAAGTGGAGGAAGAAGTTCCAGCTCTCCTCAAGTCACTTGGGTTGCTATAGAACCTTTTTACTTAAAACAGTTCCTCTCTAAGATATGCCAATGAATTTACCTATGACATCTCCTCGTTAAGTGATgtgttgatcttggacacttcaaacgtgGACCGCAATTATGCTTCATTTCCGTGTCCTTTGCCCCCTCCCACCCAATTTACTGCTGTCCAAGAACTTGTTTGATTAATCCAGAGGTCTGTTCAAATATGCTGCACCTCTTAATCCTTAGGATATACTGATAATTGGGCATCTGTGAAGTGTTTTAAATTGCGTTCGACAGGTTCCATAATATCAACTTTTTCTAAATATGTAttctatctctatctctgtgTTTCTGTTTCAGATATCCTTTTGTGCTGTCCAAGTCCTCCATGTATTCAGTGGGTGCTCCCCACACATGGCCTCAGGCCCTTGGTGCTCTTATGTGGTTAATTGACACCGTCAAGGTAAGCTACAGCCCCTTTGgcattgaaaaatgttcatatgTAAAAGTAATTGCATGAGACATTTCTCGAAATAGATTGAGAGGGTGGGAACTTTTGTGTCACCAGATCTTCTCAGGCTTAAATCAGCAGGATCTGCTCTTCAGAGACTTCTGTGAAGATAGCGACAATGTTGATGACAGCGCAGATTACAATAGGGTACTTTCAAGATCTCTTTGTGTGCTAACATCTTTGCTGGGATCTCACAAATTCTTCTGCCTGCAGCTCTTTCTCGACTATACAGCAAGAACGTATGAAAAATACATGCAAGGCATGGACACCTACGAGGAGGACGATGAAGCCTTTGCCAGTGAATTGAGTAAGCTCCAGTTGAGCCAATTATATAAAGTTCAGTGTATTTGAGAAAGATGGAATGCCATTGTGTGTCTTCTTCTCCTCTGTCCTTTATATTTTCCGCTTTTGGTGCTCGTGTTggtacaatttttttccctgtgtgttTCCTGCATGCATTCACAGAGAAGATTTGCAATTATGATGAAGAAGCACTGGCTGTAATGGAGGAGAAGCACAGATTACTAATGGATGAGGTTGACCGACTGGAGAAggaaaaccaaaaggtcatTATGACGTAGCAATTAGACTATTCATGACTTTGCATACAAAGGGGTGTGCCATCAAGTATTTAGGCACTAATGAACATAAGATTTTTTGCTGTTGGCCTCTGAGTGTTTTCTCAAGACGATCGGCAAATGCATCTCTTCACAGGACCGTCTCGAATCCAAAAGGATGGAGATCATGAGAATGGAGTCAGACCTACAGAAGTTGCACGACTATCATGCTAATGTAGAAGCATACCAAACAAACCAAGAGAAAAAGTGCCTGGAGCTGGTCGATGAATTAAACCATGCTGGTAAATGGAAACCAAAGTGGTTTTCCcaccatgacattatgttcttcataaGTGTATGcagacttttgaccacaactgcaaatatgtatttttgaatcATTCTGTTCTCTGCAGTCAGCCGTCTGGAGTCTCTGAAAGTTGAGCAATGTGAACTGCAAAAGGTTCGGCAGAACCAAAAGTACACACCTGCCGACATAGAGAGGATCAACCAAGAAAAACGGGAGCTCCAACAAGGTGTCACTACTCATGGCAAGTCTCTAGAACAAGCCCAACAGCACAAGTGGAGTGAAGAAATCACGGTGGCCAAATTTAAGGAGAAGGTATTCCTGTTCAATGACAATGGAAATTAAGAATTGCGATGATAACTGGCATTATTTCAGTTTATAGATGCGAGCTCGCCATTTCATTTGCCCAGCGCAGATATGACCTGAAACATATCAGTGCTGTTTTATTCATGGGTTGTTAAGTTTTATGTACGGAACCTTTTTTTAAGCTATGTTATAAACAAAGTTGAATtgaatggagttttttttctacttcaacACCCATTTTTACTTGAACcaatgctaaaaaataaaataagctaATAAATGGCTGCCtgcggtaaaaaaaatattactagtTTACATTGGCCATGCAAGCTGTGACGTGGTGtcggttacaaaaaaaaaacctgcatctTTTCCTATGAACACGTTCCAGGTTGAGTTGAAGCTTAACGAGTACCACAAATTTGCCCGCAAGCTGAAGCTAATTCCGGCATCTGCAGAGAATGCCTGTGGGCATGACTTTGAACTGAGGCCTTTTGAATATGGCCCAGGGAACATTCAACTCGAGCCACAAATGCAGGTAATCAATTGATTTATTCCACTGAGATTTTTTTAGCTGAAATGCTGACCAGTTTGTGTGTCTCACTGTAGACTCTTTTGAGAAAACTGATTAGGGATGTGGAAGATGGATGCAGCAAACTGTCCAGTACCAATTTCAGCCTGAAGGAGTCTGTCGAACAGGTGACAAAAACAGTTTCTCATTGCATCTCCaagtacacacatatatttctcttttactgatataaacatgttttttttaatgaagacacAACAATGTTGGCTTTTGTTTCCCTAACTTTTTTATCGTCACTGGACATAATATTCTTGACTTTTTGAAGTCACTTTATactaaaaacatgacatgcacCGGACATTACCACTCTTGCACCAACTGATTAGCTTCCagaaggttctccttttggtaTTGTTGACAGTATAGTAATCCCCCTTCAACTTTCATGatttcactacatcgcagatttttttctgggggatttttttttgtaagttcataaaaatctgaaaatccacgctgCAACTCGAGAGCGGAAACCACTCCCCTGTCGTCCGCTTGCAGGGAGCAACTCGGCAcggaagtaaaaaatataaatacattttaaaaatgacaatttttttaatgaattcttTGAAATgcgggtgaccctactttgcagtttttccgtTTATCTGGTGTATGt
It includes:
- the LOC144195941 gene encoding kinetochore protein NDC80 homolog isoform X1, yielding MDRGRMSRTTGRLSHLPLRVQDPSRMSTAFTTPRSENFSMGKFSIGKPLLQTSEKRTSVFGQRVPRNSGASMPRNSSVYGFGAPEKLKDTRPVHDKAYVQQCIRQLYEFLSEKSYNVALKTLQSPSTKEFVKIFEFIYRQLDPTFEMPNSKVEEEVPALLKSLGYPFVLSKSSMYSVGAPHTWPQALGALMWLIDTVKIFSGLNQQDLLFRDFCEDSDNVDDSADYNRLFLDYTARTYEKYMQGMDTYEEDDEAFASELKKICNYDEEALAVMEEKHRLLMDEVDRLEKENQKDRLESKRMEIMRMESDLQKLHDYHANVEAYQTNQEKKCLELVDELNHAVSRLESLKVEQCELQKVRQNQKYTPADIERINQEKRELQQGVTTHGKSLEQAQQHKWSEEITVAKFKEKVELKLNEYHKFARKLKLIPASAENACGHDFELRPFEYGPGNIQLEPQMQTLLRKLIRDVEDGCSKLSSTNFSLKESVEQVNLNILDKEIDLQDLNEQIRKLDERWDANQKMTILKMKEEIARDEQEWAKEVEMAESECNLLEEKGNCGYDEAMKQNMSLQQQYHRVVLESNEERRMVANNLTSVFTKAADHLSAMEDLTKNWESDMQLMYTKMMEDNEKFALEMLELKSKFGGT
- the LOC144195941 gene encoding kinetochore protein NDC80 homolog isoform X3 gives rise to the protein MDRENFSMGKFSIGKPLLQTSEKRTSVFGQRVPRNSGASMPRNSSVYGFGAPEKLKDTRPVHDKAYVQQCIRQLYEFLSEKSYNVALKTLQSPSTKEFVKIFEFIYRQLDPTFEMPNSKVEEEVPALLKSLGYPFVLSKSSMYSVGAPHTWPQALGALMWLIDTVKIFSGLNQQDLLFRDFCEDSDNVDDSADYNRLFLDYTARTYEKYMQGMDTYEEDDEAFASELKKICNYDEEALAVMEEKHRLLMDEVDRLEKENQKDRLESKRMEIMRMESDLQKLHDYHANVEAYQTNQEKKCLELVDELNHAVSRLESLKVEQCELQKVRQNQKYTPADIERINQEKRELQQGVTTHGKSLEQAQQHKWSEEITVAKFKEKVELKLNEYHKFARKLKLIPASAENACGHDFELRPFEYGPGNIQLEPQMQTLLRKLIRDVEDGCSKLSSTNFSLKESVEQVNLNILDKEIDLQDLNEQIRKLDERWDANQKMTILKMKEEIARDEQEWAKEVEMAESECNLLEEKGNCGYDEAMKQNMSLQQQYHRVVLESNEERRMVANNLTSVFTKAADHLSAMEDLTKNWESDMQLMYTKMMEDNEKFALEMLELKSKFGGT
- the LOC144195941 gene encoding kinetochore protein NDC80 homolog isoform X2; translated protein: MDRGRMSRTTGRLSHLPLRVQDPSRMSTAFTTPRSENFSMGKFSIGKPLLQTSEKRTSVFGQRVPRNSGASMPRNSSVYGFGAPEKLKDTRPVHDKAYVQQCIRQLYEFLSEKSYNVALKTLQSPSTKEFVKIFEFIYRQLDPTFEMPNSKVEEEVPALLKSLGYPFVLSKSSMYSVGAPHTWPQALGALMWLIDTVKIFSGLNQQDLLFRDFCEDSDNVDDSADYNRLFLDYTARTYEKYMQGMDTYEEDDEAFASELKKICNYDEEALAVMEEKHRLLMDEVDRLEKENQKDRLESKRMEIMRMESDLQKLHDYHANVEAYQTNQEKKCLELVDELNHAVSRLESLKVEQCELQKVRQNQKYTPADIERINQEKRELQQGVTTHGKSLEQAQQHKWSEEITVAKFKEKVELKLNEYHKFARKLKLIPASAENACGHDFELRPFEYGPGNIQLEPQMQTLLRKLIRDVEDGCSKLSSTNFSLKESVEQVNLNILDKEIDLQDLNEQIRKLDERWDANQKEIARDEQEWAKEVEMAESECNLLEEKGNCGYDEAMKQNMSLQQQYHRVVLESNEERRMVANNLTSVFTKAADHLSAMEDLTKNWESDMQLMYTKMMEDNEKFALEMLELKSKFGGT